The Saccharomonospora glauca K62 genome has a segment encoding these proteins:
- a CDS encoding site-specific integrase, which translates to MQKVGKADIERTVTWMETSGRHRGGKPGTGLGPRSVRLTLGRLTAAFEMAALEGLLPRNVAKLVKSPKYAPAPRSTRSAEEVRKSLDRATSDRLHAGGRLSLYGLRRGEALGLRWREDIDFGSFAEPCQTHKKPWCGDCYGTGSTYKPATIRVQQARVLVEGTPQVVPPKSRNGFRTLPLDATAASALHQLKVAQKAERLAAGKAYTNSGYVVVDELGEPVHPEWYSDEFGRLAKRAGVKRIVLHEGRHTALSLMEKAGVPISIVSKWAGHYDTAFTYSTYVHATEEDLQTGTDALGRIYKST; encoded by the coding sequence ATCCAGAAGGTCGGCAAAGCCGACATCGAGCGAACGGTCACGTGGATGGAGACCTCCGGCCGCCATCGTGGAGGCAAGCCCGGTACCGGACTCGGCCCCCGGAGCGTGCGGCTGACCCTCGGGCGGCTCACAGCGGCCTTCGAGATGGCGGCCCTGGAAGGGCTGCTCCCCCGCAACGTGGCCAAGCTCGTCAAGTCGCCGAAGTACGCCCCGGCTCCTCGAAGCACGCGGTCGGCCGAGGAAGTCCGGAAGTCCCTCGACAGGGCCACAAGCGACCGGCTCCACGCCGGAGGGCGGCTGTCCCTCTACGGGCTGCGGAGAGGCGAAGCCCTCGGACTCCGCTGGCGGGAAGACATCGACTTCGGTTCCTTCGCAGAACCATGCCAAACCCACAAGAAACCATGGTGCGGTGACTGCTACGGCACGGGGTCGACGTACAAACCCGCGACGATCCGCGTGCAGCAGGCTCGCGTGCTTGTCGAGGGCACGCCCCAGGTCGTGCCGCCCAAGTCGCGCAACGGCTTCCGGACCCTGCCTCTCGATGCCACAGCCGCATCGGCGCTGCACCAGCTCAAGGTCGCTCAGAAAGCCGAAAGACTCGCGGCGGGAAAGGCGTACACCAACAGCGGCTACGTCGTGGTCGACGAACTCGGTGAGCCAGTTCACCCCGAGTGGTACTCCGACGAATTCGGTCGCCTCGCCAAACGAGCGGGAGTCAAGCGGATCGTGCTGCACGAGGGCCGCCACACGGCGCTGAGCCTGATGGAGAAGGCCGGAGTCCCGATCTCCATCGTCAGCAAGTGGGCCGGGCACTACGACACCGCGTTCACATACTCGACCTACGTACACGCCACCGAGGAGGATCTCCAGACCGGAACCGACGCCCTCGGCAGGATCTACAAGAGCACCTGA
- a CDS encoding Arm DNA-binding domain-containing protein, which produces MADPIKKITLKDGTVRYRFVVDIGRDPETGRRQQKTFTFDTKREARAEYDKIRHRLNEGTYIRPTNITVSEYLDGLAGRCGGTPASGATRTHYGQSTNGSAPCRSRRSAKPTSSERSRGWRPPAAIVEASPVPDSAPGACG; this is translated from the coding sequence ATGGCAGATCCGATCAAGAAGATCACACTCAAGGACGGGACGGTCCGCTATCGGTTCGTCGTCGACATCGGTCGCGACCCGGAAACCGGACGCCGCCAGCAGAAGACGTTCACCTTCGACACCAAACGCGAGGCACGCGCCGAGTACGACAAAATCCGGCACCGGCTGAACGAGGGCACCTACATCCGGCCCACGAACATCACGGTGTCCGAGTACCTGGACGGGCTGGCTGGAAGGTGCGGCGGGACTCCAGCAAGCGGAGCTACCAGGACGCACTACGGCCAGTCCACGAACGGCTCGGCTCCATGCCGATCCAGAAGGTCGGCAAAGCCGACATCGAGCGAACGGTCACGTGGATGGAGACCTCCGGCCGCCATCGTGGAGGCAAGCCCGGTACCGGACTCGGCCCCCGGAGCGTGCGGCTGA